The Lysobacter enzymogenes genome window below encodes:
- a CDS encoding TonB-dependent receptor, whose product MRYALSAAIAAALAPGAVLAQDAQPAAAAAADSATTLDAVVVSGTARFKGVRKRDASFSITTASAEQLQEAVPLSTADALKVVPGVWAESAGGSTGANIFVRGMPSEGDAPFVTVQMDGAPLFPPPTLSFLENSTLFRMDDTIERMEVLRGGPSPIFSNGQPGATVNFIQKKGGEEPAGSLRLGLGSDGFRRVDLFNSGKLGEGWYYSVGGFYRSTDGVRDTQFPADKGGQLSATLTHSWDAGEITVYARHTDDKNAFFTPIPLLSRDNGSSLSSFPGLNAQTGTLLGNDFRHVTIPTGRGTSISRDLADGRGINLDVFGASMDFYVGDWTISDRVNFVTGSAPTNGLFTGASPQTLSSFIAGYGSAGTATYVNGGGAVDPNQQVLTAGFWVVDKEIESFTNDLRFSKDLFEGNTLTAGVYFAKYSSKDTWYLGNNMLLTAQNNARRINLTLADGRQVTRDGFTGTSFFSLRGDYDGQNTAVFLADEWQVNERLRLDGGIRYEWQQVDGTVHDTATVDLDGNPNTLYDNATSISLPSSRRIDQDDKHFSWTLGANYKLTDNASVFARANSGYKLPAFDNLRDGNTKVQEIDQYELGFKSGAQSYDLYLTAFYNKFTNSPFQAFLQDGTNFTTVGDSRAYGVEVEGAWRPVGGLELALTGVWLDAKYENYREFTGNQVMRQPKQQFRFTPSYYWTLPFGDLKVFATYSRIGDRYADLANTQKLPSYHTLDVGANLHVGEHWEFAATGSNVSNELGLTEGNVRVPGAATGGVFMGRPIAGRSYLFSAAYKW is encoded by the coding sequence ATGCGTTACGCGCTTTCCGCGGCGATCGCCGCGGCGCTCGCGCCGGGCGCCGTACTGGCTCAGGACGCGCAGCCGGCAGCGGCCGCCGCCGCTGATTCGGCCACCACCCTCGACGCGGTCGTGGTCAGCGGCACCGCGCGCTTCAAGGGCGTGCGCAAGCGCGACGCCAGCTTCTCGATCACCACCGCCTCGGCCGAGCAGTTGCAGGAAGCCGTGCCGCTGAGCACCGCCGACGCGTTGAAGGTGGTTCCCGGCGTGTGGGCCGAATCGGCCGGCGGCAGCACCGGCGCCAACATCTTCGTGCGCGGCATGCCGTCGGAAGGCGACGCGCCGTTCGTGACCGTGCAGATGGACGGCGCGCCGCTGTTCCCGCCGCCGACCCTGTCGTTCCTGGAGAACTCCACGCTGTTCCGCATGGACGACACCATCGAGCGCATGGAAGTGCTGCGCGGCGGCCCCAGCCCGATCTTCTCCAACGGCCAGCCCGGCGCCACCGTCAACTTCATCCAGAAGAAGGGCGGCGAAGAACCCGCCGGCAGCCTGCGCCTGGGCCTGGGCAGCGACGGCTTCCGCCGCGTCGACCTGTTCAACAGCGGCAAGCTCGGCGAAGGCTGGTACTACAGCGTCGGCGGTTTCTACCGCAGCACCGACGGCGTGCGCGACACCCAGTTCCCGGCCGACAAGGGCGGCCAGCTCAGCGCGACCCTGACCCACAGCTGGGACGCCGGCGAGATCACCGTCTACGCGCGCCACACCGACGACAAGAACGCGTTCTTCACCCCGATCCCGCTGCTGTCGCGCGACAACGGCTCCAGCCTGTCGAGCTTTCCGGGCCTCAACGCGCAGACCGGCACCCTGCTCGGCAACGATTTCCGCCACGTCACCATCCCGACCGGCCGCGGCACCAGCATCAGCCGCGACCTCGCCGACGGCCGCGGCATCAACCTCGACGTGTTCGGCGCGTCGATGGACTTCTACGTCGGCGACTGGACCATCAGCGACCGGGTCAACTTCGTCACCGGCTCGGCGCCGACCAACGGCCTGTTCACCGGCGCCAGCCCGCAGACGCTGTCGTCGTTCATCGCCGGCTACGGCAGCGCCGGCACCGCGACCTACGTCAACGGCGGCGGCGCGGTCGATCCCAACCAGCAGGTGCTGACCGCCGGCTTCTGGGTCGTCGACAAGGAAATCGAGTCGTTCACCAACGACCTGCGTTTCAGCAAGGACCTGTTCGAGGGCAACACCCTGACCGCCGGCGTGTACTTCGCCAAGTATTCTTCGAAGGACACCTGGTACCTCGGCAACAACATGCTGCTGACCGCGCAGAACAACGCGCGGCGCATCAACCTGACCCTCGCCGACGGCCGCCAGGTCACCCGCGACGGCTTCACCGGCACCTCGTTCTTCTCGCTGCGCGGCGACTACGACGGCCAGAACACCGCGGTGTTCCTGGCCGACGAATGGCAGGTCAACGAGCGCCTGCGCCTGGACGGCGGCATCCGCTACGAGTGGCAGCAGGTCGACGGCACCGTGCACGACACCGCCACGGTCGACCTGGACGGCAATCCGAACACGCTGTACGACAACGCCACCTCGATCTCGCTGCCGAGCTCGCGCCGCATCGACCAGGACGACAAGCATTTCTCCTGGACCCTGGGCGCGAACTACAAGCTGACCGACAACGCCAGCGTGTTCGCCCGCGCCAACTCGGGCTACAAGCTGCCGGCGTTCGACAACCTGCGCGACGGCAACACCAAGGTGCAGGAGATCGACCAGTACGAACTGGGCTTCAAGTCCGGCGCGCAGAGCTACGACCTGTACCTGACCGCGTTCTACAACAAGTTCACCAACTCGCCGTTCCAGGCCTTCCTGCAGGACGGCACCAACTTCACCACGGTCGGCGATTCGCGCGCTTACGGCGTGGAGGTCGAAGGCGCCTGGCGCCCGGTCGGCGGGCTGGAGCTGGCCTTGACCGGCGTGTGGCTGGATGCGAAGTACGAGAACTACCGCGAGTTCACCGGCAACCAGGTGATGCGCCAGCCGAAGCAGCAGTTCCGCTTCACGCCGAGCTATTACTGGACGTTGCCGTTCGGCGATCTGAAGGTGTTCGCGACCTATTCGCGCATCGGCGACCGGTATGCGGATCTGGCGAATACGCAGAAGCTGCCGTCGTACCACACGCTGGATGTCGGCGCGAACCTGCATGTGGGCGAGCATTGGGAGTTCGCGGCGACCGGCAGCAACGTCAGCAACGAACTCGGGTTGACCGAGGGCAATGTGCGGGTGCCGGGCGCGGCGACCGGCGGGGTGTTCATGGGGCGGCCGATCGCGGGGCGGTCGTATTTGTTCTCGGCGGCTTACAAGTGGTGA
- a CDS encoding MFS transporter, translating to MTVATAHRRRMIAAMILTYMMFGVLLNSVGTVILQSIQGFAIDKAQASILEAFKDLPIAVVSFLTASLLPRLGYRRSMMIGLALVLVACAAMPLVAAFWMTKVLFIATGVAFALVKVSVYSSIGLLTDGKQAHASLTSIIEGWFMVGVLAGYWIFAWFIDPQSPGDPVWLNVYWLLAGIAAVIIALLAGARLDERAARDGHAAGESFLDMFRLIALPLVAAFLASAFLYVLIEQSVGTWLPTFNREILHLPAKMSVQAASIFAVSLALGRLAAGLALRRVPWHWLLIGCVLAMGVLVLLALPLARGAQPQAQMSWMSAPPAAFVFPLIGLFMAPIYPAINSVVLSSLPKSRHAAMTGLIVVFSALGGTTGSFITGQLFARIGGGGAFYLSLLPMTLLVLAIAALKRQSARAEAAAAAA from the coding sequence ATGACCGTCGCCACCGCCCACCGCCGCCGCATGATCGCGGCCATGATCCTGACCTACATGATGTTCGGGGTCCTGCTCAACAGCGTCGGCACGGTGATCCTGCAGTCGATCCAGGGCTTCGCCATCGACAAGGCCCAGGCCAGCATCCTGGAAGCGTTCAAGGACCTGCCGATCGCGGTCGTGTCGTTCCTGACCGCCTCGCTGCTGCCGCGGCTGGGCTATCGCCGCTCGATGATGATCGGCCTCGCCCTGGTCCTGGTCGCCTGCGCGGCGATGCCGCTGGTCGCCGCGTTCTGGATGACCAAGGTCTTGTTCATCGCCACCGGCGTCGCCTTCGCCCTGGTCAAGGTCTCGGTGTATTCGTCGATCGGCCTGCTGACCGACGGCAAACAAGCCCACGCCAGCCTCACCAGCATCATCGAAGGCTGGTTCATGGTCGGCGTGCTCGCCGGCTACTGGATCTTCGCCTGGTTCATCGATCCGCAATCGCCGGGCGACCCGGTCTGGCTCAACGTCTACTGGCTGCTGGCCGGCATCGCCGCGGTCATCATCGCCCTGCTCGCCGGCGCCCGGCTCGACGAGCGCGCCGCGCGCGACGGCCATGCCGCGGGCGAATCCTTCCTCGACATGTTCCGCCTGATCGCCCTGCCCCTGGTCGCCGCGTTCCTGGCCTCGGCGTTCCTGTACGTGTTGATCGAACAAAGCGTCGGCACCTGGCTGCCGACCTTCAACCGCGAAATCCTGCACCTGCCGGCGAAGATGAGCGTGCAGGCGGCGAGCATCTTCGCGGTGTCGCTGGCGCTGGGCCGGCTCGCCGCGGGCCTGGCGCTGCGGCGCGTGCCCTGGCACTGGCTGCTGATCGGCTGCGTGCTGGCGATGGGCGTGCTGGTGCTGCTGGCGCTGCCGCTGGCGCGCGGCGCCCAGCCGCAGGCGCAGATGAGCTGGATGAGCGCGCCGCCGGCCGCGTTCGTGTTCCCGCTGATCGGCTTGTTCATGGCGCCGATCTATCCGGCGATCAACTCGGTCGTGCTGAGCTCGCTGCCGAAATCGCGGCACGCGGCGATGACCGGGCTGATCGTGGTGTTCTCCGCGCTCGGCGGCACCACCGGCTCGTTCATCACCGGCCAGTTGTTCGCCCGCATCGGCGGCGGCGGCGCGTTCTATCTCTCGCTGCTGCCGATGACTTTGCTGGTGCTGGCGATCGCCGCGCTCAAGCGCCAGTCGGCGCGCGCCGAAGCCGCGGCGGCCGCCGCCTGA
- a CDS encoding TerD family protein — protein sequence MNGIFLRRSGKFLLKPGDGGASDAQVAMVQQELEQLGFALAPEALERLQTQSPEQLARCLRELRPALAKMTGAHRQLRPLFPDFPVGVLRVEEVQLYQRAMFHYVTRLQLHAIEPEPSPPLRGGRALRLIGLGTSEEFEAVCTRLAASPTSLSQQDKDDLGWFVGQYREHVLRMLPESIPFKENFAFIAAALLRRAPGARSEAFVRERLATATDALRVAVAFSEGDVSLAEPTRFGRFPRAVRRLLLQALEACGDPTEDMLRWKERWKRLGERLHPGEYRERLPATWNAFLTLREDRPFERFNSAIERDLREGRGDAAAQRLSQRPGELARRLDHLLRSGAGSDEVLRRFQAAAPRVSTPVLLQLHSHLRHRGRAPLRVFFPKGDTARAWGARDRRAPLPPGTAEAGAAICADALRARFAERAQLGRCWIDPALRELRAPLAQRAASRSLRTLTRGSRLALPDARFMRLFLWWKNGRSRTDIDLSAAFFDREFRFLDTISYYNLRGYGGHHSGDVVDAPNGAAEFIDLDLPRLRESGIGFVAVSIHSFTEQPYCDLPECFAGWMAREDIASGEPFEARTVHDRIDLASKQNSCLPFLLDLERAQAVWCDVGIGGHPRWNNAANQLSGISLILRAMEYDASPDLYSLFELHAHARGSPVAERAQADTVFAADGDVDPFDVDRIRAEFL from the coding sequence ATGAACGGAATCTTCCTGCGCAGGAGCGGCAAGTTCCTGCTCAAGCCCGGCGACGGCGGCGCCAGCGACGCGCAGGTCGCGATGGTGCAGCAGGAGCTGGAGCAACTCGGCTTCGCGCTCGCGCCCGAGGCGCTGGAGCGGCTGCAAACCCAATCGCCCGAACAACTGGCGCGCTGCCTGCGCGAATTGCGCCCGGCGCTGGCCAAGATGACCGGCGCGCACCGCCAGCTGCGGCCGCTGTTTCCCGACTTCCCGGTCGGGGTGCTGCGGGTCGAGGAAGTCCAGCTGTACCAGCGTGCGATGTTCCACTACGTCACCCGGCTGCAACTGCACGCGATCGAACCTGAGCCGTCGCCGCCGTTGCGCGGCGGGCGCGCGCTGCGCCTGATCGGCCTGGGCACGAGCGAGGAATTCGAAGCCGTCTGCACCCGTCTGGCCGCCTCGCCGACCTCGCTGTCGCAGCAGGACAAGGACGACCTGGGCTGGTTCGTCGGCCAGTACCGCGAGCACGTGCTGCGGATGCTGCCCGAATCCATCCCGTTCAAGGAAAACTTCGCCTTCATCGCCGCCGCGCTGCTGCGCCGCGCGCCCGGCGCGCGCAGCGAGGCGTTCGTGCGCGAACGCCTGGCCACCGCGACCGATGCACTGCGCGTGGCCGTGGCCTTCAGCGAAGGCGACGTGTCGCTGGCCGAACCGACCCGCTTCGGCCGCTTTCCGCGCGCCGTGCGGCGCCTGCTGCTGCAAGCGCTGGAAGCCTGCGGCGACCCCACTGAAGACATGCTGCGCTGGAAGGAACGCTGGAAGCGCCTCGGCGAACGCCTGCACCCGGGCGAGTACCGCGAGCGCCTGCCGGCGACCTGGAACGCGTTCCTGACGCTGCGCGAGGACCGGCCGTTCGAGCGCTTCAACAGCGCGATCGAACGCGACCTGCGCGAAGGCCGCGGCGATGCCGCCGCGCAACGCCTGAGCCAGCGCCCCGGCGAACTGGCGCGGCGCCTGGACCACTTGCTGCGCAGCGGCGCCGGCAGCGACGAGGTGCTGCGCCGGTTCCAGGCCGCGGCGCCGCGCGTGTCGACGCCGGTGCTGCTGCAACTGCACAGCCATTTGCGCCACCGCGGCCGCGCGCCGCTGCGGGTGTTCTTCCCCAAGGGCGACACCGCGCGCGCCTGGGGCGCGCGCGACCGCCGCGCGCCGCTGCCGCCCGGCACGGCCGAAGCCGGCGCGGCGATCTGCGCCGACGCCCTGCGCGCGCGCTTCGCCGAGCGCGCGCAGCTGGGCCGTTGCTGGATCGACCCGGCCCTGCGCGAGCTGCGCGCGCCGCTGGCGCAGCGCGCGGCCTCGCGCTCGCTGCGCACGCTGACCCGCGGCAGCCGTCTGGCGCTGCCCGACGCGCGCTTCATGCGCCTGTTCCTGTGGTGGAAGAACGGCCGCAGCCGCACCGACATCGACTTGTCGGCGGCGTTCTTCGACCGCGAGTTCCGCTTCCTCGATACGATCTCCTACTACAACCTGCGCGGCTACGGCGGCCACCACAGCGGCGACGTGGTCGACGCGCCGAACGGCGCGGCCGAGTTCATCGACCTGGACCTGCCGCGCTTGCGCGAATCCGGCATCGGCTTCGTCGCGGTCAGCATCCACAGTTTCACCGAGCAGCCCTACTGCGACCTGCCGGAATGCTTCGCCGGTTGGATGGCGCGCGAGGACATCGCTTCGGGCGAGCCGTTCGAGGCGCGCACCGTGCACGACCGCATCGATCTGGCGTCGAAACAGAACAGCTGCCTGCCGTTCCTGCTCGACCTGGAGCGCGCACAGGCGGTGTGGTGCGACGTCGGCATCGGCGGGCATCCGCGCTGGAACAACGCGGCCAACCAGCTGTCGGGGATTTCGCTGATCCTGCGCGCGATGGAGTACGACGCGTCGCCGGATCTGTACAGTCTGTTCGAGCTGCACGCGCATGCGCGCGGAAGTCCGGTGGCCGAGCGCGCGCAGGCCGATACCGTGTTCGCGGCCGATGGCGACGTCGATCCGTTCGATGTCGACCGCATCCGCGCCGAGTTCCTCTGA
- a CDS encoding SDR family oxidoreductase: MNDTAPHTDARIEPATILITGGSGFLGSRCIAQALAAGHRVRASVRDLAREPQLRAVLARAGVDAGDRLSLHTADLRDDAGWAQAAAGCDYALHVASPFPADIPRNADELIVPAREGTLRVLRAARDAGLRRVVLTSSFAAVGYGHPPRSQPFDEETWSDTATPLAPYVASKTLAERAAWDFIATYGGSLELATVNPVGIFGPVLSDDFATSILLVKRLLDGALPGAPKLYFGVVDVRDVADLHLRAMTDPAARGQRFLATAGDFLSVAQMAAVLRDELGAAARRVPSRQLPNWLVRLAALADPTVRQILPDLGKFKNASNAKARRLLGWNPRSAPEALLATARSLIELGLVRG; this comes from the coding sequence ATGAACGACACCGCCCCGCATACCGACGCCCGCATCGAACCGGCCACGATCCTGATCACCGGCGGCAGCGGCTTCCTCGGCAGCCGCTGCATCGCCCAGGCGCTCGCCGCCGGCCATCGCGTGCGCGCCAGCGTCCGCGACCTCGCGCGCGAGCCGCAGCTGCGCGCCGTACTGGCGCGCGCGGGCGTCGACGCCGGCGACCGGCTCAGCCTGCACACCGCCGACCTGCGCGACGACGCCGGCTGGGCGCAGGCCGCGGCCGGCTGCGATTACGCGCTGCACGTGGCCTCGCCGTTTCCGGCCGACATTCCGCGCAATGCCGACGAGCTCATCGTGCCGGCGCGCGAGGGCACCCTGCGGGTGCTGCGCGCCGCGCGCGACGCCGGCCTGCGCCGGGTGGTGCTGACCTCGTCGTTCGCCGCGGTCGGTTACGGCCATCCGCCGCGTTCGCAGCCGTTCGACGAGGAAACCTGGAGCGACACCGCCACGCCGCTGGCGCCGTACGTCGCCTCCAAGACCCTGGCCGAACGCGCGGCCTGGGATTTCATCGCCACGTACGGCGGCAGCCTGGAACTGGCCACGGTCAATCCGGTCGGCATTTTCGGGCCGGTGCTCAGCGACGATTTCGCCACCTCGATCCTGCTGGTCAAGCGCCTGCTCGACGGCGCGCTGCCGGGCGCGCCGAAGCTCTACTTCGGCGTGGTCGACGTGCGCGACGTCGCCGACCTGCACCTGCGCGCGATGACCGACCCGGCCGCGCGCGGCCAGCGCTTCCTCGCCACCGCCGGCGATTTCCTCAGCGTCGCGCAGATGGCCGCGGTGTTGCGCGACGAGCTCGGCGCGGCCGCGCGGCGGGTGCCGTCGCGGCAGTTGCCGAACTGGCTCGTGCGGCTGGCCGCGCTGGCCGATCCGACGGTGCGGCAGATCCTGCCGGACCTGGGCAAGTTCAAGAACGCCAGCAACGCCAAGGCGCGGCGGCTGCTGGGCTGGAATCCGCGCAGCGCGCCGGAGGCGTTGCTGGCGACGGCGCGCAGTCTGATCGAGCTGGGGCTGGTGCGCGGCTGA
- a CDS encoding phospholipase effector Tle1 domain-containing protein: MGGGKNPDGVKTYPADRHDLDSYVEAAQALSQLQAPKLLDSRDPHSRLFVACFDGTGNSMYGTDPKNHTNVAEVAKQLQNGLRDDIAVGYVEGPGTQKNALTRGLDAATGKSFDPRLEKMYAQFIEQAKAWKAEDPDAKIRVAGIGYSRGAEQEAAFSRLVDERGIQDPAGAVYVKDKAGNIVAPPTYRNAPLQDPAQEKVPQAVGLFDPVGTGEPRKHDRRLPPSVMSAFQITAEDERRDLFKSTSIVREGHSENQRFLNVTVGGAHSNIGGSYELNGLSIRSGNLMVDYLNSLSDQPYLQKRAEPTDPKLNVVHRSDQPLFYTTFGFRDGERDRIETVASKDQVRRHLVADPNHKEPIDEAMSARFERNPVRIGPTPGGETGIVAGGRSQDSDIDRTFARLVEAARNGDTGAFRDATREHAQNPQTQERFQAGLERYQQLNPPTPQLPAQPETQRQPPPQADGPSPQRAPGL; the protein is encoded by the coding sequence ATGGGCGGTGGCAAGAATCCCGACGGCGTCAAAACCTATCCGGCCGACCGGCACGACCTGGACAGCTACGTCGAGGCCGCTCAGGCGCTGTCGCAGCTGCAGGCGCCGAAGCTGCTCGACTCGCGCGACCCGCACTCGCGCCTGTTCGTGGCCTGCTTCGACGGCACCGGCAACAGCATGTACGGCACCGACCCGAAGAACCACACCAACGTGGCCGAGGTCGCCAAGCAGTTGCAGAACGGCCTGCGCGACGACATCGCGGTGGGTTACGTGGAAGGCCCGGGCACGCAGAAGAACGCGCTGACCCGCGGCCTGGACGCGGCCACCGGCAAGAGCTTCGATCCGCGCCTGGAAAAGATGTACGCGCAGTTCATCGAACAGGCCAAGGCGTGGAAGGCCGAAGACCCCGACGCCAAGATCCGCGTCGCCGGCATCGGCTACAGCCGCGGCGCCGAGCAGGAGGCCGCGTTCTCGCGTCTGGTCGACGAGCGCGGCATCCAGGACCCGGCCGGCGCGGTCTACGTCAAGGACAAGGCCGGCAACATCGTCGCGCCGCCTACGTATCGCAACGCGCCGCTGCAGGACCCGGCGCAGGAAAAGGTGCCGCAGGCGGTCGGCCTGTTCGATCCGGTCGGCACCGGCGAGCCGCGCAAGCACGACCGGCGCCTGCCGCCGTCGGTGATGTCGGCGTTCCAGATCACCGCCGAGGACGAGCGCCGCGACCTGTTCAAGTCGACCAGCATCGTGCGCGAAGGCCACAGCGAGAACCAGCGCTTCCTCAACGTCACCGTCGGCGGCGCGCACAGCAACATCGGCGGCAGCTACGAGCTCAACGGGCTGTCGATCCGCAGCGGCAACCTGATGGTGGACTACCTCAACAGCCTCAGCGACCAGCCGTACCTGCAAAAACGCGCCGAGCCGACCGACCCCAAGCTCAATGTGGTGCACCGTTCCGACCAGCCGCTGTTCTACACCACCTTCGGCTTCCGCGACGGCGAGCGCGACCGGATCGAGACGGTCGCGAGCAAGGATCAGGTGCGCCGCCACCTCGTCGCCGATCCGAACCACAAGGAGCCGATCGACGAAGCGATGAGCGCGCGGTTCGAGCGCAATCCGGTGCGGATCGGCCCGACCCCGGGCGGCGAGACCGGCATCGTCGCCGGCGGCCGCAGCCAGGACAGCGATATCGACCGCACCTTCGCGCGCTTGGTCGAAGCCGCGCGCAACGGCGATACCGGCGCGTTCCGCGACGCCACCCGCGAGCATGCGCAGAACCCGCAGACGCAGGAGCGCTTCCAGGCCGGACTCGAGCGCTACCAGCAGCTCAACCCGCCGACGCCGCAGCTGCCCGCGCAGCCGGAAACGCAGCGGCAACCGCCGCCGCAGGCCGACGGGCCGTCGCCGCAGCGCGCGCCGGGCCTGTGA
- a CDS encoding TetR/AcrR family transcriptional regulator, whose amino-acid sequence MSTKILNAGHTKARLLEAAEALFVEHGFEAMSLRQITTLAGTNLAAVNYHFGGKEGLMQTLLHARLDRLNQERLRLLSACERQYGGAGLDASAVLSALFVPALRMSRASEDGSGFVRLLGRVYSDPSPFVRNYLREHYEPIFGRFFEAFARALPQVSRNELGMRLHLCLKALSGLLAGERLDELIASLCMGEKVSDALMLARLISLISPTLTAPFGDREQIAQVERVVLLADDAAAAADAQAAGAGRPAGVLPPWAVETVEA is encoded by the coding sequence ATGAGCACGAAAATCCTCAACGCCGGCCACACCAAGGCGCGCTTGCTGGAAGCCGCCGAGGCGCTGTTCGTCGAACACGGCTTCGAAGCCATGTCGCTGCGCCAGATCACCACCCTGGCCGGCACCAACCTGGCCGCGGTCAACTACCACTTCGGCGGCAAGGAAGGGCTGATGCAGACCTTGCTGCACGCGCGCCTGGACCGGCTCAACCAGGAGCGCCTGCGCCTGCTGTCGGCGTGCGAGCGCCAGTACGGCGGCGCCGGCCTCGACGCCTCGGCGGTGCTCAGCGCGCTGTTCGTGCCGGCGCTGCGCATGAGCCGCGCCAGCGAGGACGGCAGCGGCTTCGTGCGCCTGCTCGGCCGGGTCTACAGCGATCCCTCGCCGTTCGTGCGCAACTATCTGCGCGAGCACTACGAACCGATCTTCGGCCGCTTCTTCGAGGCGTTCGCGCGGGCCTTGCCGCAGGTGTCGCGCAACGAGCTCGGCATGCGGTTGCACCTGTGTCTGAAGGCGCTGTCGGGGCTGTTGGCCGGCGAGCGCCTGGACGAGCTGATCGCGTCCTTGTGCATGGGCGAGAAAGTCAGCGACGCGCTGATGCTGGCGCGGCTGATCAGCCTGATCTCGCCGACCCTGACCGCGCCGTTCGGCGACCGCGAGCAGATCGCCCAGGTCGAGCGCGTGGTGCTGCTGGCCGACGACGCGGCCGCCGCCGCGGATGCGCAGGCGGCCGGCGCGGGGCGGCCGGCGGGGGTGTTGCCGCCGTGGGCGGTGGAGACGGTGGAGGCTTGA
- a CDS encoding ABC transporter ATP-binding protein gives MAKVSLQHLRKVYPNGYVGVADASFDIADGELLVLVGPSGCGKSTLLRMIAGLESISGGELRIGERLVNEVPPKDRDIAMVFQSYALYPHMTVAENLGFGLKLRGLGKAEVARQVAEAAAMLELEPLLERKPAALSGGQRQRVALGRALVRKAQVFLLDEPLSNLDAKLRMTMRVEIARLHRQLGTTMVYVTHDQVEAMTLGHRIVVMKDGKIQQIDTPMELYNRPVNLFVATFLGSPKMNILWGPVSERDGGLHLKIGEGVELRLRPQGELLEKVRGYIGRELMVGLRPEDMHLADAGSDTVPAKVEVVEPVGNEAFLNLGCGGCDLVVRLPPFHLPRAGDTVHLSYAAERMHFFDRESELRL, from the coding sequence ATGGCGAAGGTCAGTCTGCAGCATCTGCGCAAGGTCTATCCGAACGGCTATGTCGGCGTCGCCGACGCCAGCTTCGACATCGCCGACGGCGAGCTGTTGGTGCTGGTCGGGCCGTCGGGTTGCGGCAAGTCGACCCTGCTGCGGATGATCGCGGGGCTGGAATCGATCAGCGGCGGCGAACTGCGCATCGGCGAGCGCCTGGTCAACGAGGTGCCGCCGAAGGACCGCGACATCGCCATGGTGTTCCAGAGCTATGCGCTGTACCCGCACATGACCGTGGCCGAGAACCTCGGCTTCGGCCTCAAGCTGCGCGGCCTCGGCAAGGCCGAGGTCGCCAGGCAAGTCGCCGAGGCGGCGGCGATGCTGGAACTGGAGCCGTTGCTGGAGCGCAAGCCCGCCGCGCTGTCCGGCGGCCAGCGCCAGCGCGTCGCGCTGGGGCGCGCGCTGGTGCGCAAGGCGCAGGTGTTCCTGCTCGACGAACCGCTGTCGAACCTCGACGCCAAGCTACGCATGACCATGCGGGTCGAGATCGCGCGGCTGCACCGCCAGCTCGGCACCACGATGGTCTATGTCACCCACGATCAGGTCGAGGCGATGACCCTTGGGCATCGCATCGTGGTCATGAAGGACGGCAAGATCCAGCAGATCGATACGCCGATGGAGCTCTACAACCGGCCGGTCAACCTGTTCGTGGCGACGTTTCTCGGCAGCCCGAAGATGAACATTTTGTGGGGGCCGGTGAGCGAGCGCGACGGCGGGCTGCACCTGAAGATCGGCGAGGGCGTGGAACTGCGCTTGCGGCCGCAGGGCGAGTTGCTGGAGAAGGTGCGCGGCTACATCGGCCGCGAGTTGATGGTCGGCCTGCGGCCGGAGGACATGCATCTGGCCGACGCCGGCTCCGACACCGTGCCGGCCAAGGTCGAAGTGGTCGAGCCGGTCGGCAACGAAGCCTTCCTCAATCTCGGCTGCGGCGGCTGCGATCTGGTCGTGCGCTTGCCGCCGTTCCACCTGCCGCGCGCCGGCGATACGGTGCATTTGTCGTATGCGGCCGAGCGCATGCATTTCTTCGATCGCGAGAGCGAGTTGCGGCTTTGA